The following are encoded in a window of Pseudomonas sp. St316 genomic DNA:
- a CDS encoding SgcJ/EcaC family oxidoreductase: MNTQATETEIQALIDTYRQAVMAKDVEKVMALYDEDIVSFDAIQALQFKGKTAYRAHWQACMEMCPGPHKFDFHQVKITPAENIAFAHWLAYCGGTNDKGEEQACWMRVTACYRRVAGQWRIVHEHWSAPFDPMAGTTLFDLQP, from the coding sequence ATGAATACCCAAGCCACCGAAACCGAAATCCAGGCCCTGATCGACACCTATCGCCAAGCGGTGATGGCCAAGGACGTTGAAAAGGTCATGGCCCTCTATGACGAAGACATCGTCTCGTTCGATGCCATCCAGGCCTTGCAATTCAAGGGCAAGACCGCTTACCGGGCCCATTGGCAGGCCTGCATGGAAATGTGCCCCGGCCCGCACAAGTTCGACTTCCATCAGGTCAAGATTACCCCGGCCGAGAACATCGCCTTCGCCCATTGGCTGGCCTATTGCGGCGGCACCAACGACAAAGGCGAGGAACAGGCCTGCTGGATGCGCGTGACCGCCTGCTATCGGCGTGTAGCCGGGCAATGGCGAATCGTCCATGAACATTGGTCCGCGCCATTCGACCCGATGGCTGGTACGACGCTGTTCGACCTGCAACCCTGA
- a CDS encoding GNAT family N-acetyltransferase, whose protein sequence is MTAQLVPYEDLTPLQREQVSAIEIHPEQIKFAGDIHGALHTLLSKPGPGVKGFALLAEEVPVAFLLLKRPPVLPAWANEHSATLHALQVDHRAQGKGYGKACLQALPAVARAAWPEIRGLELSVDADNDSAIGLYTRLGWVDSGEAYKGRIGYERRMGLAF, encoded by the coding sequence GTGACCGCTCAGCTCGTCCCCTACGAAGACCTGACCCCGCTTCAACGCGAACAGGTCAGCGCCATCGAAATCCACCCCGAACAGATCAAGTTCGCCGGCGATATCCACGGTGCCCTGCACACGCTGCTGTCCAAGCCCGGCCCCGGGGTCAAGGGGTTTGCGCTATTGGCTGAAGAGGTGCCGGTGGCCTTCCTGCTGCTCAAGCGCCCACCGGTACTGCCCGCCTGGGCCAATGAACACAGCGCCACCCTGCATGCCCTGCAAGTCGATCACCGGGCCCAGGGCAAAGGTTATGGCAAGGCCTGCCTGCAGGCGCTGCCCGCCGTGGCGCGAGCCGCCTGGCCGGAAATCCGCGGGCTGGAGCTCTCGGTTGACGCCGATAACGATTCGGCCATCGGCCTGTACACCCGGCTGGGCTGGGTCGACAGTGGCGAGGCCTACAAGGGCCGCATCGGTTACGAGCGGCGGATGGGGTTGGCGTTCTGA
- a CDS encoding pyridoxamine 5'-phosphate oxidase family protein — translation MLTSIEQLEALYGLPHERAVRKQIPFLNEDYQAMVRASPLVVIGSAGPDGLDSSPRGDVPGFVQVLDEHTLALPDRPGNNRIDTLRNVLHDPRVSLLFLIPGIGETLRVNGTARISAEPALLERFAVNGKPARTVLLVTVEAAFFHCSKAIVRSDLWNPARHLERSALPSAGAIHKRLNDGQFDAETYDREAPARVQASLY, via the coding sequence ATGTTGACGTCGATTGAACAGCTGGAAGCTCTTTATGGCCTGCCCCACGAGCGGGCCGTGCGCAAACAGATCCCCTTCCTGAACGAGGATTACCAGGCGATGGTCCGGGCCTCGCCCCTGGTGGTCATCGGTTCGGCAGGACCCGACGGCCTCGATAGCTCGCCCCGGGGCGATGTGCCGGGTTTCGTGCAGGTCCTCGACGAGCACACCCTGGCCTTGCCGGATCGCCCCGGCAACAACCGCATCGACACCCTACGCAACGTCCTGCACGATCCGCGGGTATCGTTGCTGTTCCTCATTCCCGGGATTGGCGAGACCTTGCGGGTCAACGGTACGGCCCGGATCAGCGCCGAACCCGCGCTGCTGGAACGCTTTGCAGTCAACGGCAAGCCGGCTCGCACGGTGCTGCTGGTGACGGTCGAAGCGGCGTTTTTTCATTGTTCCAAAGCCATCGTGCGCTCAGACCTGTGGAATCCGGCTCGCCATCTCGAGCGCTCGGCCCTGCCCAGCGCCGGGGCGATCCACAAGCGCTTGAATGATGGACAGTTCGATGCCGAGACTTATGATCGTGAAGCACCTGCGCGGGTGCAGGCCAGCCTGTACTGA
- a CDS encoding GyrI-like domain-containing protein, whose product MEKHKRDYTAQPRFEQGRFQLIAGFGARFTQDTAQDIPLLWEKFLPWLGKVPGQKDEVTYGVCCNPDGKGGFEYIAGVEISRLDDLPEQYRWIEIQPGYYAVFEHKGPLKQLPDTFQYIWNEWLPHSGHTAAELPEFERYSEDFNPRTGQGTLEIWIPLKPS is encoded by the coding sequence ATGGAAAAGCACAAACGCGATTACACAGCCCAACCACGCTTTGAACAGGGACGTTTTCAGCTTATCGCCGGCTTTGGTGCTCGGTTTACCCAGGACACTGCCCAGGACATCCCTTTGCTCTGGGAAAAGTTCCTGCCCTGGCTCGGCAAGGTGCCAGGGCAGAAAGATGAAGTGACCTACGGCGTGTGTTGCAACCCGGACGGGAAGGGCGGTTTCGAATACATCGCTGGCGTGGAAATCAGCCGGCTCGACGATCTGCCGGAGCAATACCGCTGGATCGAAATCCAGCCTGGGTATTACGCGGTCTTCGAACACAAGGGGCCGTTGAAACAACTACCGGACACGTTCCAATACATCTGGAACGAGTGGCTGCCACATTCCGGCCATACAGCGGCCGAGCTACCGGAGTTCGAGCGCTACAGCGAGGACTTCAACCCCAGGACCGGCCAAGGCACCCTGGAGATCTGGATCCCGCTCAAGCCAAGTTGA
- the alaC gene encoding alanine transaminase, producing MAEQGSPRRFARIDRLPPYVFNITAELKMAARRRGEDIIDLSMGNPDGATPPHIVEKLVTVAQREDTHGYSTSKGIPRLRRAISRWYKDRYEVDIDPETEAIVTIGSKEGLAHLMLATLDQGDTVLVPNPSYPIHIYGAVIAGAQVRSVPLVPGVDFFDELERAIRGSIPKPKMMILGFPSNPTAQCVELDFFERVIALAKQYDVLVIHDLAYADIVYDGWKAPSIMQVPGAKDIAVEFFTLSKSYNMAGWRIGFMVGNPELVNALARIKSYHDYGTFTPLQVAAIAALEGDQQCVRDIAEQYRQRRNVLVKGLHELGWMVENPKASMYVWAKIPEAYAHLGSLEFAKKLLAEAKVCVSPGVGFGEYGDDHVRFALIENQDRIRQAIRGIRGMFRADGLVHKTNA from the coding sequence ATGGCCGAACAAGGTTCGCCGCGCCGCTTTGCGCGCATCGATCGACTCCCCCCGTACGTATTCAATATCACTGCCGAGCTGAAGATGGCTGCGCGTCGGCGCGGCGAAGATATCATCGACTTGAGCATGGGTAACCCCGACGGCGCCACGCCCCCGCACATCGTGGAAAAGCTGGTCACCGTCGCCCAGCGCGAAGACACCCACGGCTATTCCACCTCCAAAGGCATCCCGCGCCTGCGCCGCGCCATTTCGCGCTGGTACAAGGATCGCTATGAGGTGGACATCGACCCGGAAACCGAAGCCATTGTCACCATCGGTTCCAAGGAAGGCCTGGCCCACCTGATGCTGGCAACCCTGGACCAGGGCGACACGGTGCTGGTGCCCAACCCCAGCTATCCGATCCACATCTATGGCGCGGTGATCGCCGGCGCCCAGGTACGTTCGGTGCCGCTGGTGCCCGGGGTGGATTTCTTCGACGAACTGGAGCGGGCCATCCGCGGCTCGATTCCCAAGCCGAAGATGATGATCCTTGGCTTCCCCTCCAACCCCACCGCCCAGTGTGTGGAACTGGATTTCTTCGAACGGGTCATCGCCCTGGCCAAGCAGTACGACGTGCTGGTGATCCACGACCTGGCCTACGCCGACATCGTCTACGACGGCTGGAAAGCCCCGTCGATCATGCAGGTGCCCGGCGCGAAAGACATCGCGGTGGAGTTCTTCACCCTGTCCAAAAGCTACAACATGGCCGGCTGGCGTATCGGTTTCATGGTCGGTAACCCGGAACTGGTCAACGCCCTGGCGCGAATCAAGAGCTACCACGACTACGGCACCTTCACCCCGTTGCAGGTGGCGGCCATTGCGGCCCTTGAAGGCGACCAGCAATGCGTGCGCGACATCGCCGAGCAGTACCGCCAGCGCCGCAACGTACTGGTCAAGGGTCTGCATGAACTGGGCTGGATGGTGGAAAACCCCAAGGCGTCGATGTACGTCTGGGCCAAGATTCCCGAGGCCTACGCGCACCTGGGCTCACTGGAATTCGCCAAGAAGCTGTTGGCCGAAGCCAAGGTCTGCGTCTCGCCGGGAGTGGGGTTCGGGGAATATGGGGATGATCACGTGCGCTTCGCGCTGATCGAAAACCAGGACCGGATTCGCCAGGCGATCCGCGGGATCCGTGGGATGTTCAGGGCGGATGGGTTGGTCCACAAAACCAACGCCTGA
- a CDS encoding GntP family permease has product MFGMSHETFLLLDAVVTVIGLIILITKFKFHPFIALTIAAAFLGLTSGMPTGTIIKAFQDGFGGVLGFVGIILALGTMLGKMMAESGGADQIAQTLIRAFGKDKVQWAMMFAAFLVGIPLFFEIGFVLLIPLVFIVARRTGVSIIKIGIPLLAGLSAVHGLVPPHPGPLLAIGVFGADIGKTILYGLIVALPTAIIAGPIFGTFIAKHIPGHPNQELVDQLARETNAAELPSFSITLITVLSPVFLMLLKTFADVALPDGNLFRAWMDMIGHPISALLLALLLSLYTFGYKQGIGANQMLKWLDASLAPTAAIILIIGAGGGFKQMLVTSGVGDVIGHMAVSAQISPILLAWLVAAVIRIATGSATVATITGAGIVVPVVGMMPGVNRELLVLATGAGSLILSHVNDAGFWLVKQYFNMTVAETFKTWTAMETILSVVGLIFILLLSLVV; this is encoded by the coding sequence ATGTTTGGCATGTCCCACGAGACGTTCCTGCTGCTTGATGCAGTGGTCACGGTGATCGGACTCATCATCCTCATCACCAAGTTCAAATTCCACCCGTTCATTGCCCTGACCATCGCTGCCGCGTTCCTCGGCCTGACGTCGGGCATGCCGACCGGCACCATCATCAAGGCGTTCCAGGACGGCTTCGGTGGCGTGCTGGGCTTTGTCGGCATCATCCTGGCGCTGGGCACGATGCTCGGCAAAATGATGGCCGAGTCGGGCGGGGCCGATCAGATCGCCCAGACCCTGATCCGCGCCTTCGGCAAGGACAAGGTGCAGTGGGCCATGATGTTCGCCGCCTTCCTGGTGGGCATCCCGCTGTTCTTCGAAATCGGCTTCGTGCTGCTGATCCCGCTGGTGTTCATCGTTGCGCGTCGCACCGGCGTGTCGATCATCAAGATCGGTATCCCGCTGTTGGCCGGTCTTTCCGCGGTCCACGGCCTGGTGCCACCGCACCCGGGGCCGCTGCTGGCGATAGGCGTATTTGGTGCCGACATCGGCAAGACCATTCTCTATGGCCTGATCGTAGCGCTGCCGACCGCCATCATTGCCGGGCCGATCTTCGGTACGTTCATTGCCAAGCACATCCCCGGCCATCCGAACCAGGAGCTGGTGGACCAACTGGCCCGCGAGACGAACGCCGCCGAGCTGCCAAGCTTCAGCATCACCCTGATCACCGTGCTGTCGCCGGTATTCCTGATGCTGCTCAAGACCTTCGCTGACGTGGCGCTGCCCGATGGCAACCTCTTCCGCGCCTGGATGGACATGATCGGCCACCCGATCTCGGCCTTGCTGCTGGCGCTGCTGCTGTCGCTGTACACCTTCGGCTACAAGCAGGGCATCGGTGCCAACCAGATGCTCAAATGGCTGGACGCCAGCCTTGCGCCGACCGCCGCGATCATCCTGATCATTGGTGCTGGTGGTGGTTTCAAGCAGATGCTGGTGACCAGCGGTGTGGGTGATGTGATCGGTCACATGGCGGTGAGTGCGCAGATCTCGCCGATCCTGCTGGCGTGGCTGGTGGCTGCGGTGATCCGCATTGCCACAGGCTCGGCGACGGTGGCGACCATTACCGGTGCCGGGATCGTGGTGCCGGTGGTGGGGATGATGCCGGGTGTGAACCGTGAGCTGCTGGTGCTGGCGACTGGCGCCGGTTCGTTGATCCTGTCCCACGTCAATGACGCGGGCTTCTGGCTGGTCAAGCAGTACTTCAACATGACCGTGGCCGAAACCTTCAAGACCTGGACCGCGATGGAAACCATCCTGTCCGTGGTGGGGTTGATCTTTATCCTGTTGCTGTCGCTGGTGGTCTAA
- a CDS encoding gluconokinase, which translates to MNNPITALVIMGVAGCGKTCVSQALCQLSGATAIEGDTFHPAANIQKMSAGIPLNDDDRAGWLDSLCDELRRVDASGERPVLTCSALKHSYRERLRSALPGLGFVFLELTPEVAADRVSHRPGHFMPSTLIDSQFATLQSPVGEPLTLALDASSHSVEELAHQAYVWWLDHGLKLAG; encoded by the coding sequence ATGAATAATCCCATCACCGCCCTGGTCATCATGGGCGTTGCCGGTTGCGGCAAAACTTGCGTCAGCCAGGCGCTGTGCCAGTTGAGCGGCGCCACTGCCATCGAAGGCGACACTTTCCATCCTGCGGCCAACATCCAGAAGATGAGCGCCGGTATTCCCTTGAACGACGACGACCGTGCCGGCTGGCTCGACAGCCTGTGCGATGAGTTGCGCCGTGTCGACGCCTCGGGTGAGCGCCCGGTGCTGACCTGCTCGGCCCTCAAGCACAGTTATCGCGAGCGTCTGCGCAGCGCCTTGCCAGGCCTGGGCTTCGTATTCCTTGAATTGACCCCCGAAGTGGCCGCCGACCGTGTTTCTCATCGTCCAGGCCATTTCATGCCGTCGACCCTGATCGACAGCCAGTTTGCCACCCTTCAATCCCCTGTCGGCGAGCCCCTGACCCTGGCTCTGGATGCGTCCAGCCACAGCGTTGAAGAGTTGGCGCATCAGGCTTACGTCTGGTGGTTGGACCATGGTTTGAAGCTTGCCGGCTGA